One window of Magallana gigas chromosome 2, xbMagGiga1.1, whole genome shotgun sequence genomic DNA carries:
- the LOC105317160 gene encoding uncharacterized protein, whose amino-acid sequence MKILVKIAFIVTIFSVSSIESIHPHYSFRCLENGEIDLFGLHNESKITIVDKCTNERLKADKFNVFTIPRRCLNTSQENTTTVNIKVFDPTISYIKYPWPVPLLPTRSYEGGLGIQYFTINCKHISDDGVSKTAVRVFQNKIYDVLPENYMEVGSVEMRFKAVNDINSPDINTIYVGDEFFMYIKYKGSQTYSVVPKKCIAFKGTMISAGENQVELWDWSKSPNKCTQAKELLESFSIASPTVIYAKMYGFRFADSSFITIQCEVGVYPDQQKLLCSDDGMKAASTNVESSRRRREIDDIEIKTKFAFAKLHVFDNKDIYLMENKSGKKGDVIAEN is encoded by the exons atgaagATTCTAGTGAAAATCGCTTTTATCGTGACA ATTTTCTCTGTTTCTTCAATTGAGTCTATCCATCCACACTATAGTTTTC GGTGCCTAGAAAACGGAGAAATAGACTTGTTTGGATTACATAATGAAAGTAAAATAACCATTGTGGACAAATGCACGAATGAAAGACTTAAAGCAGATAAATTCAACGTCTTTACAATTCCAAGGAGATGCTTAAACACATCTCAG GAAAATACTACGACTGTTAACATAAAGGTCTTTGATCCAACAATCAGTTATATAAAATATCCTTGGCCTGTTCCATTACTGCCCACTCGAAGTTACGAGGGTGGTCTAGGAATccaatattttacaataaactGCAAACATATTTCTGATGATGGAGTAAGCAAGACTGCAGTTCGGGTATTTCAAAACAA AATTTATGATGTATTACCTGAGAACTACATGGAAGTGGGCAGTGTCGAGATGCGATTCAAGGCTGTCAACGATATAAACTCTCCCGATATCAACACCATCTATGTCGGAGATGAATTCTTTATGTACATCAAGTACAAAGGAT cCCAAACGTATTCAGTGGTTCCGAAGAAATGTATTGCGTTTAAAGGAACAATGATCAGTGCCGGTGAAAACCAAGTGGAGCTTTGGGATTGGAGCAA ATCTCCGAACAAATGTACCCAAGCTAAAGAACTTCTTGAATCATTTTCAATAGCATCACCGACTGTCATATATGCCAAAATGTATGGCTTTCGATTTGCAGACAGCAGTTTTATAACCATTCAATGTGAAGTTGGAGTATATCCGGACCAACAAAAG CTCCTGTGCTCTGACGATGGTATGAAAGCGGCATCTACCAATGTAGAATCCAGTCGTCGAAGACGAGAGATCGACGATATTGAGATAAAAACAAAGTTTGCCTTTGCCAAACTTCATGTCTTTGACAACAAAGATATCTATTTGATGGAAAATAAAAGTGGTAAGAAAGGTG ATGTAATAGCAGAAAACTAG